A single Mercenaria mercenaria strain notata chromosome 9, MADL_Memer_1, whole genome shotgun sequence DNA region contains:
- the LOC123546910 gene encoding acid sphingomyelinase-like phosphodiesterase 3a isoform X1 has product MREMDTLYAVCLLFSFIHVAFSETGYFWHITDFHYDFSYHGLQLSCNPDNLPTNPGQFGDFWCDSPWSLVNSSVRAMADIRSNVDFVLWTGDTVLHGKDKDLSYTINAGILDNVTDVIQTTLPGVPVYATFGNHDYWPNNQFPPHNNLLYNETLDNRWRQWLNDSSQDDNFRKGAYYTKTTRYGLRIVALNTNLYYTSNKAILNYTDPADQIAWLNSTLSQARANQEKVLITAHIPPGVHTPNGLIWMHLVYHRPLVAVMRDYTDIIVAMHFGHDHADGFKVLKNNKGEAAVPIFMAPSVTPWRYKIPQEIGPAHNPGIRLVKYDRSTGGHLEIQQYYLDLVKANKNGFASWELEYNTSSHYGLSTLTATTLLKLAEKMKKPTSNEFKNYWKFYTVTPPTNLQDSCDEDCHSSIICGFTEFEMEDFKSCKTNMVSNAWRPSNFLIEYLFVLVSYLALW; this is encoded by the exons ATGCGGGAGATGGATACGCTTTATGCTGTGTGTTTACTATTCAGTTTTATACATGTGGCTTTTTCAGAAACAG GGTATTTCTGGCACATAACCGACTTCCACTACGACTTCTCTTACCATGGTCTACAGCTGTCCTGTAACCCGGACAACCTACCTACCAACCCGGGTCAGTTCGGTGACTTCTGGTGTGATTCTCCATGGTCCCTTGTGAACAGTAGTGTCCGAGCAATGGCGGATATCAGATCCAATGTGGACTTTGTGCTTTGGACAGG agATACAGTGTTGCATGGGAAGGACAAAGACCTAAGCTACACCATCAATGCCGGTATTCTAGATAACGTAACCGACGTCATCCAGACAACGTTGCCGGGAGTGCCTGTGTATGCGACGTTTGGAAACCATGACTACTGGCCGAATAACCAGTTCCCGCCGCACAACAATCTGTTATATAACGAAACGCTAGATAATAGATGGCGCCAGTGGTTGAATGATTCTTCGCAGGATGACAATTTTAGAAAAG GGGCGTATTATACTAAAACGACACGGTATGGGTTAAGGATCGTTGCTTTGAACACAAATCTTTACTATACATCTAACAAAGCCATACTCAACTATACAGACCCAGCGGATCAAATAGCCTGGCTCAACTCAACACTCTCTCAGGCCCGGGCCAACCAAGAAAAG GTCTTGATTACCGCCCATATTCCACCGGGTGTACACACGCCTAATGGGTTGATTTGGATGCATCTCGTCTATCACAGACCTCTTGTCGCCGTAATGCGGGATTACACAGATATTATCGTTGCAATGCACTTCGGACACGACCATGCTGACGGGTTTAAagttctgaaaaacaacaaag GAGAAGCGGCGGTACCGATATTTATGGCTCCGTCCGTCACTCCCTGGAGGTACAAAATCCCACAAGAGATAGGCCCTGCACATAATCCCGGTATTCGCCTCGTGAAATACGACAGATCAACTGGTGGCCATCTTGAAATACAACAATACTACCTTGACCTTGTCAAAGCTAACAAGAATGGATTCGCCAGCTGGGAACTCGAGTACAATACAAGCTCTCATTACGGACTAAGCACTCTGACGGCAACCACATTACTGAAACTGGCAGAAAAGATGAAGAAACCCACAAGTAATGAGTTCAAAAATTACTGGAAATTTTACACTGTTACTCCACCTACAAATCTACAAGATTCTTGCGATGAAGACTGCCACTCCTCAATTATTTGTGGTTTCACAGAATTTGAAATGGAAGACTTTAAATCATGCAAAACAAATATGGTTTCGAATGCTTGGAGGCCTTCAAACTTTCTTATAGAATACTTGTTTGTTCTTGTATCATATTTAGCTCTCTGGTGA
- the LOC123546910 gene encoding acid sphingomyelinase-like phosphodiesterase 3a isoform X2, whose amino-acid sequence MADIRSNVDFVLWTGDTVLHGKDKDLSYTINAGILDNVTDVIQTTLPGVPVYATFGNHDYWPNNQFPPHNNLLYNETLDNRWRQWLNDSSQDDNFRKGAYYTKTTRYGLRIVALNTNLYYTSNKAILNYTDPADQIAWLNSTLSQARANQEKVLITAHIPPGVHTPNGLIWMHLVYHRPLVAVMRDYTDIIVAMHFGHDHADGFKVLKNNKGEAAVPIFMAPSVTPWRYKIPQEIGPAHNPGIRLVKYDRSTGGHLEIQQYYLDLVKANKNGFASWELEYNTSSHYGLSTLTATTLLKLAEKMKKPTSNEFKNYWKFYTVTPPTNLQDSCDEDCHSSIICGFTEFEMEDFKSCKTNMVSNAWRPSNFLIEYLFVLVSYLALW is encoded by the exons ATGGCGGATATCAGATCCAATGTGGACTTTGTGCTTTGGACAGG agATACAGTGTTGCATGGGAAGGACAAAGACCTAAGCTACACCATCAATGCCGGTATTCTAGATAACGTAACCGACGTCATCCAGACAACGTTGCCGGGAGTGCCTGTGTATGCGACGTTTGGAAACCATGACTACTGGCCGAATAACCAGTTCCCGCCGCACAACAATCTGTTATATAACGAAACGCTAGATAATAGATGGCGCCAGTGGTTGAATGATTCTTCGCAGGATGACAATTTTAGAAAAG GGGCGTATTATACTAAAACGACACGGTATGGGTTAAGGATCGTTGCTTTGAACACAAATCTTTACTATACATCTAACAAAGCCATACTCAACTATACAGACCCAGCGGATCAAATAGCCTGGCTCAACTCAACACTCTCTCAGGCCCGGGCCAACCAAGAAAAG GTCTTGATTACCGCCCATATTCCACCGGGTGTACACACGCCTAATGGGTTGATTTGGATGCATCTCGTCTATCACAGACCTCTTGTCGCCGTAATGCGGGATTACACAGATATTATCGTTGCAATGCACTTCGGACACGACCATGCTGACGGGTTTAAagttctgaaaaacaacaaag GAGAAGCGGCGGTACCGATATTTATGGCTCCGTCCGTCACTCCCTGGAGGTACAAAATCCCACAAGAGATAGGCCCTGCACATAATCCCGGTATTCGCCTCGTGAAATACGACAGATCAACTGGTGGCCATCTTGAAATACAACAATACTACCTTGACCTTGTCAAAGCTAACAAGAATGGATTCGCCAGCTGGGAACTCGAGTACAATACAAGCTCTCATTACGGACTAAGCACTCTGACGGCAACCACATTACTGAAACTGGCAGAAAAGATGAAGAAACCCACAAGTAATGAGTTCAAAAATTACTGGAAATTTTACACTGTTACTCCACCTACAAATCTACAAGATTCTTGCGATGAAGACTGCCACTCCTCAATTATTTGTGGTTTCACAGAATTTGAAATGGAAGACTTTAAATCATGCAAAACAAATATGGTTTCGAATGCTTGGAGGCCTTCAAACTTTCTTATAGAATACTTGTTTGTTCTTGTATCATATTTAGCTCTCTGGTGA